A portion of the Rubritalea squalenifaciens DSM 18772 genome contains these proteins:
- a CDS encoding phospho-sugar mutase produces the protein MSDLKSLLDKAVENGDLLESSRTNIQALLAGTISPVAEKAVTELAEKGEWAELNDRFYKTLAFGTGGLRGRTVGRVVTGAEQGEGGPLGAPEYPCVGTATMNFYNVGRAIRGMVAYVKKHLANEGLDRKPSFAFAHDTRHFSRSFAEFCAKICTDLGCDVYLFEAARATPQLSFLIREMRVDSGVVLTASHNPAHDNGFKAYFNQGAQLVEPHATGVIEEVDAITSEAYEALPESEQGELKILGEEADRRYMDKLRTLLLRPDLLENGGAKVVFTNLHGTGGHISVPMLRELGFEVLTVAEQDGADGRFPTVASPNPENAPALKMAIELAEKENAEIVIGTDPDCDRMGVAVRNDAGEMQLLTGNQIGSLMAWYRTKTMFDMGILNDSNRGHAVLIKTFVTTELQTAIAEKYGINMVNTLTGFKFISDKLQKYEDGIPADKKGDYRDLREEESRKLRLEYSRFFVFGGEESYGYLGADFVRDKDGNMAAVMFAEVAAYAKSVGKTIAGLLDDIYSEFGYYLEDGKSMVMEGAEGAAQIKALADSYSDNPPSEVDGVAVSRVLDFSRESFEDSEGDAIPKAGMIIVELEDGRRFAVRPSGTEPKIKFYLFGMEEPSDDLCASKQRVQKSLETMWSALEADAQKRMA, from the coding sequence ATGAGTGATCTGAAATCCCTTCTAGATAAGGCCGTGGAGAACGGCGATTTGTTGGAATCCTCCCGTACTAACATCCAGGCGCTGCTCGCAGGTACGATCAGCCCGGTAGCTGAAAAGGCCGTGACTGAACTGGCTGAGAAGGGTGAGTGGGCTGAACTCAATGACCGTTTTTACAAGACGCTGGCATTTGGTACCGGTGGTCTGCGTGGGCGTACCGTCGGCCGCGTAGTGACTGGAGCTGAGCAAGGTGAAGGTGGCCCACTGGGCGCTCCTGAGTATCCATGCGTGGGGACCGCGACCATGAATTTCTACAACGTGGGCAGAGCGATTCGCGGCATGGTGGCTTATGTGAAGAAGCACCTCGCCAATGAAGGGCTGGACCGTAAACCAAGTTTTGCCTTTGCTCATGATACCCGCCACTTCTCCCGCTCCTTTGCTGAGTTTTGCGCGAAGATTTGTACGGACTTGGGCTGTGACGTTTATCTATTCGAGGCTGCACGAGCGACGCCTCAGCTGAGTTTCCTGATCCGTGAAATGCGTGTGGATTCCGGTGTGGTACTCACTGCCTCTCACAACCCAGCCCATGACAATGGTTTCAAAGCCTACTTTAACCAAGGTGCCCAGTTGGTAGAGCCGCATGCCACAGGTGTGATCGAAGAAGTAGACGCGATTACGAGTGAGGCCTACGAGGCGCTTCCAGAGAGTGAGCAAGGTGAGCTCAAGATTCTCGGTGAAGAGGCTGACCGCCGCTACATGGATAAGCTGCGTACACTGCTTCTCCGCCCGGATCTGCTGGAGAATGGCGGTGCCAAGGTGGTCTTTACTAATCTGCACGGTACTGGTGGTCACATTTCCGTGCCGATGCTCCGCGAGCTCGGCTTCGAGGTTCTCACCGTGGCAGAGCAAGATGGTGCAGACGGTCGTTTCCCGACGGTGGCTTCCCCGAACCCAGAGAATGCTCCTGCGCTCAAGATGGCAATCGAGCTGGCTGAGAAGGAAAATGCAGAAATCGTGATCGGCACTGACCCTGACTGTGACCGTATGGGCGTGGCTGTACGCAATGACGCCGGAGAAATGCAGCTGCTCACTGGTAACCAGATTGGCAGCTTGATGGCTTGGTACCGTACCAAGACCATGTTTGATATGGGAATTCTGAATGATTCCAACCGTGGCCATGCGGTGCTGATCAAGACTTTCGTGACCACTGAGCTTCAGACCGCGATTGCCGAGAAGTACGGCATCAATATGGTGAACACTCTCACTGGCTTTAAGTTTATCTCTGACAAGCTGCAGAAGTATGAGGACGGTATCCCAGCTGATAAGAAGGGTGACTACCGTGACCTCAGAGAAGAGGAGAGCCGCAAGCTCCGCCTGGAGTACTCACGCTTCTTTGTCTTCGGTGGTGAGGAAAGTTACGGTTACCTCGGTGCTGACTTCGTGCGCGATAAGGATGGTAACATGGCGGCTGTCATGTTTGCTGAGGTTGCAGCTTATGCCAAGAGTGTTGGTAAGACGATTGCTGGTCTGCTAGATGATATCTACAGCGAGTTCGGTTATTACCTAGAGGATGGCAAGTCCATGGTGATGGAAGGTGCTGAAGGTGCGGCGCAGATCAAGGCGCTTGCAGATTCCTACTCAGACAATCCTCCAAGTGAGGTCGATGGTGTGGCAGTCAGCCGCGTGCTCGACTTCTCCCGTGAGTCCTTTGAGGACAGCGAAGGTGATGCGATTCCTAAAGCTGGCATGATCATCGTGGAGCTTGAGGATGGTCGCCGATTTGCAGTGCGCCCATCAGGTACAGAGCCGAAGATCAAGTTCTACCTCTTCGGCATGGAAGAACCATCCGATGATCTTTGCGCCAGCAAGCAGCGTGTGCAAAAGTCCCTCGAGACGATGTGGTCTGCTCTGGAAGCTGACGCGCAGAAGCGTATGGCGTAA
- the lnt gene encoding apolipoprotein N-acyltransferase, producing MKIIKKLWPLVMAMLSGTMLAACFPGFISESWLVWLWILPLMLALWLGGGEKKRKRYGFGVGFVAGLTFWLINLKWLIAMGELDTVPLGGAMFGWACLSLYLSLYFGFWGMFAASLGNPWRGKRVSEGEKISSNIEKKLSAKAEKKEASGFTLSLRVLQFSFMNASFWVVLEWLRGWLMTGFGWNGLGVAFYDVLVMAQAADLIGVTGLSFFPVMIGASVLQTGKRMAEELKVGRFKPHWEIGVSMGIIAVTFAYGVNRMSHFSNVPTKDVSVLLVQENIKQQMKWDEMERPKHYDGYEKSTVQALEKLEQENTEAIRKQIESGDEGELVLKQPDLIIYPESSLTQELLFLKDEEGVYLLPENDRLLTSDFMKQGNHHLVFGSNLVRGKEYPNGGIGYDPEANEIYNALAIATPDLKKETVQPAKSIKTYGKNHLVIFGEYIPKLPLLNTIMEMSSGASFGSNFSKGGVTDPIDIKVRGDDLQIIPSVCFEDTVGRLERKFVRTDAPQLMVNITNDGWFGTSEAAMQQMANAKFRTVELRRPMARSANTGVSCVIDMVGSLMNHETGKRNMVEDETGNHFIKGTLFAQAKVPVNPEWTVYAIAGDWFVIACTLLFLALAFVTLKKA from the coding sequence ATGAAGATCATCAAGAAACTATGGCCACTTGTGATGGCTATGCTGAGTGGAACCATGTTGGCGGCTTGTTTTCCGGGCTTCATCTCAGAGTCTTGGTTGGTGTGGTTGTGGATCCTGCCCCTGATGCTGGCCCTCTGGCTGGGTGGTGGTGAGAAGAAGCGTAAACGCTATGGCTTTGGAGTGGGCTTTGTGGCGGGTCTAACTTTCTGGCTGATCAATCTGAAGTGGTTGATTGCCATGGGCGAGCTGGATACCGTGCCTCTTGGTGGGGCGATGTTTGGCTGGGCGTGCTTGAGTCTCTACCTTTCCCTCTACTTTGGATTTTGGGGTATGTTTGCGGCTTCACTCGGTAACCCGTGGAGAGGCAAGCGTGTTTCTGAAGGTGAGAAGATCTCTTCTAACATTGAAAAGAAACTGTCAGCCAAGGCTGAGAAGAAAGAGGCGAGCGGTTTTACGCTCTCGCTGCGTGTGCTGCAGTTCTCTTTCATGAATGCCAGCTTTTGGGTGGTGCTTGAGTGGCTGCGTGGCTGGCTGATGACTGGCTTCGGCTGGAATGGGCTGGGAGTGGCTTTCTATGATGTGCTGGTAATGGCACAAGCTGCGGACCTGATAGGCGTCACGGGCTTGTCTTTCTTCCCGGTCATGATCGGAGCCTCAGTGCTTCAGACCGGCAAAAGGATGGCGGAGGAACTCAAGGTGGGGCGTTTCAAGCCACACTGGGAGATCGGGGTGAGTATGGGGATCATCGCGGTGACCTTTGCCTATGGGGTGAACCGCATGTCTCATTTCAGTAATGTTCCCACCAAGGATGTGAGTGTCTTGCTAGTGCAGGAGAACATCAAGCAGCAGATGAAGTGGGACGAAATGGAGCGGCCCAAGCACTATGACGGCTATGAGAAATCTACCGTGCAGGCGCTGGAAAAGCTGGAGCAGGAAAATACGGAGGCTATTAGAAAGCAGATTGAGAGTGGGGATGAAGGCGAGCTAGTTCTCAAACAGCCCGATCTGATCATCTATCCTGAAAGTTCTCTGACTCAAGAGCTGCTCTTCCTGAAAGATGAAGAGGGGGTTTATCTGCTGCCGGAGAACGACCGCTTGTTGACTAGTGATTTCATGAAGCAGGGGAACCATCATTTGGTCTTTGGTTCAAACCTAGTGCGGGGCAAGGAGTACCCGAATGGGGGGATCGGTTATGATCCGGAAGCCAACGAGATCTACAATGCCCTTGCCATCGCTACGCCCGATTTGAAGAAGGAGACGGTTCAGCCTGCCAAAAGTATCAAGACTTACGGCAAGAACCACTTGGTGATTTTCGGGGAATACATCCCGAAGCTTCCTTTGCTCAACACGATCATGGAGATGAGCTCTGGCGCTTCATTCGGTAGTAACTTCAGTAAAGGTGGGGTGACTGATCCTATTGATATTAAGGTGAGGGGAGATGATCTGCAGATCATTCCATCGGTCTGCTTCGAGGATACGGTCGGCCGCTTGGAGCGAAAATTTGTGCGTACGGATGCCCCGCAGTTGATGGTGAATATCACCAATGATGGCTGGTTTGGCACGAGTGAGGCGGCGATGCAGCAAATGGCGAATGCCAAGTTCCGTACCGTTGAGTTACGCCGGCCGATGGCTCGATCCGCCAATACAGGAGTGAGCTGCGTGATCGATATGGTAGGAAGCCTGATGAACCATGAGACCGGGAAGCGTAACATGGTGGAAGATGAGACCGGCAACCATTTCATCAAGGGCACTCTCTTTGCCCAAGCCAAGGTGCCTGTGAACCCTGAGTGGACGGTCTATGCGATCGCGGGCGATTGGTTTGTGATCGCGTGTACGCTTCTCTTCTTGGCCTTAGCCTTTGTGACTTTGAAAAAAGCCTAG
- the bioF gene encoding 8-amino-7-oxononanoate synthase encodes MRSPEDELAELDAASLRRTLRPVDSPQQPESIIYQKEVTSFASNDYLGLATHPALRQAATEAIETWGTGSGASRLITGSLSPHRQLEEFIAKAKKTESAITFANGYTTSVGTLSALLEKGDTVILDKLSHASLVDGARLSGATVRVFPHNNLDKLERLLQSTSQSAEPNRRILIVTESVFSMDGDLAPLREIVALKEKYHALLLVDEAHALGIYGSHGMGLAEQLGCSSGIDFHMGTLGKSAGSAGGYIAGSKAFIDLIVNKARSFIYSTAAPPAQAAASLAALKLIQSGEGAALREKLWSNLRLFSELTDSPLPESAIIPWMVGDSQKALDLSNQLFDQHSILAPAVRYPTVPRNTARLRITITAAHSEKNITQLCEILNSLA; translated from the coding sequence ATGCGCTCACCCGAGGACGAACTCGCTGAACTCGACGCAGCTTCGCTTCGCCGCACACTCAGGCCAGTGGATTCACCACAGCAACCTGAAAGCATTATTTACCAGAAAGAGGTCACAAGCTTTGCCTCGAATGACTATCTGGGACTCGCCACGCACCCTGCACTCAGGCAGGCGGCGACTGAGGCTATAGAAACGTGGGGCACAGGCTCTGGTGCATCCCGCCTCATCACCGGCTCGCTCAGCCCTCACCGCCAACTGGAGGAGTTCATCGCCAAGGCTAAGAAAACAGAGTCTGCGATCACCTTTGCTAACGGCTACACCACCTCCGTCGGCACACTCTCCGCCCTGTTAGAAAAGGGAGACACCGTCATTCTGGACAAACTTTCCCATGCCTCACTGGTTGACGGGGCCCGTCTATCAGGCGCGACCGTCCGGGTGTTTCCTCACAACAACTTGGATAAACTGGAGAGACTTCTTCAAAGCACAAGCCAATCAGCAGAACCTAACAGAAGGATACTCATCGTCACCGAGTCCGTATTCAGCATGGATGGAGATCTGGCCCCCTTGCGCGAAATCGTCGCCCTCAAAGAGAAGTACCATGCTCTCCTGCTGGTAGATGAAGCCCATGCCCTAGGCATTTATGGATCACACGGCATGGGACTCGCTGAGCAACTCGGATGTTCGTCTGGTATCGATTTTCACATGGGCACCCTTGGGAAGTCCGCAGGCTCCGCAGGTGGTTACATCGCTGGCTCAAAAGCTTTCATCGATCTGATCGTCAACAAAGCCCGCTCCTTCATCTACTCCACCGCCGCCCCTCCAGCCCAGGCAGCAGCCTCTCTCGCCGCACTGAAACTCATCCAATCCGGCGAGGGTGCAGCGTTAAGAGAAAAACTCTGGAGCAACTTGAGGCTATTCTCAGAACTCACAGACTCTCCTCTTCCAGAGAGCGCGATCATCCCATGGATGGTCGGTGATTCTCAGAAGGCTCTCGACTTGTCTAACCAATTGTTTGACCAGCATTCCATCCTTGCTCCCGCTGTGCGTTACCCCACCGTACCACGTAACACCGCAAGACTACGCATCACTATTACAGCGGCGCATAGTGAGAAGAACATCACACAACTCTGTGAGATACTAAACTCACTGGCCTAG
- a CDS encoding D-alanyl-D-alanine carboxypeptidase family protein, which produces MISRFLMLSFLSIFTISCSSTQTIAQQGVDQTAAQEPVRIATIPRSQAPSVYAKRAIVVDYDTGRILHEKNAHQRCAIASTQKLLTALCVLDAGSTQNKVTVQKTDTLVEPTKIYIKPGETYTRYDLLKALTVKSGNDVARALARDVAGSQQSFANVMNRKARSLGMRNSHFVNPHGLTENGQYSTAYDLAILSRAAFSNPTIRSFTHIKGYYFFHPDGKRKWLDNTNKVLKRVPYCNGMKTGTTKASGRCLVSSGTYNGRTAIVVVLGSNSANVWSDSEKLLRWALERPAAQ; this is translated from the coding sequence ATGATCTCACGCTTTCTCATGCTCAGCTTTTTGAGCATTTTTACCATCTCCTGCAGCTCCACCCAGACGATCGCACAGCAAGGGGTGGACCAGACTGCCGCACAAGAACCAGTTCGCATTGCCACCATCCCGCGCAGCCAGGCTCCTAGTGTCTATGCCAAGCGTGCCATCGTGGTTGATTACGATACAGGACGCATTCTTCATGAGAAAAATGCCCACCAGCGCTGCGCGATTGCCTCCACTCAGAAGCTGCTGACAGCCCTCTGCGTGCTTGATGCAGGCTCTACTCAAAACAAAGTGACCGTTCAAAAGACCGACACTCTGGTTGAGCCCACCAAAATTTATATCAAGCCCGGCGAAACCTACACTCGCTATGACCTTCTCAAAGCCCTTACCGTAAAGTCCGGCAACGATGTCGCCCGCGCACTGGCTCGCGATGTCGCCGGCAGCCAGCAAAGCTTTGCGAATGTCATGAACCGCAAAGCTCGTAGCCTCGGCATGCGCAACTCTCATTTCGTGAACCCACACGGCCTAACCGAAAACGGCCAGTACTCTACCGCCTACGATCTGGCCATTCTCTCTCGTGCCGCCTTTTCCAATCCAACGATCCGCAGCTTCACCCACATCAAGGGATACTACTTCTTCCACCCGGACGGAAAAAGGAAATGGCTCGATAACACCAACAAGGTTCTCAAGCGCGTGCCTTACTGCAATGGCATGAAAACAGGCACCACCAAAGCCTCCGGCCGTTGCCTGGTTTCCTCAGGCACCTACAATGGTCGCACTGCCATCGTGGTCGTACTTGGCTCTAACAGCGCCAATGTCTGGAGCGATTCCGAGAAGCTCCTCCGTTGGGCACTTGAGCGCCCTGCTGCCCAGTAA
- the cdd gene encoding cytidine deaminase, with amino-acid sequence MRELIAAATEARLRAYAPYSDFLVGAALLTSSGKIYAGCNIENSSYSLTCCAERVATASAIADGHQNFEALAVVSVNGSYPCGACRQFLNEFTPDLLIIIADTHGKISAETTLSALYPSAFSPDSLEP; translated from the coding sequence ATGAGAGAACTCATCGCCGCAGCCACAGAAGCACGACTGAGAGCTTACGCTCCCTACTCGGACTTCCTCGTGGGAGCTGCGCTTCTCACCAGCTCTGGAAAAATCTACGCGGGTTGCAATATTGAGAATTCCTCCTACAGCCTGACCTGCTGCGCAGAGAGAGTGGCCACAGCCTCAGCCATAGCAGATGGTCACCAGAACTTTGAAGCTTTAGCCGTGGTCAGCGTCAATGGATCTTACCCCTGTGGCGCTTGCCGCCAGTTCTTGAACGAGTTCACCCCCGATCTGCTCATCATCATTGCGGATACACACGGCAAGATCTCTGCAGAAACTACCCTCTCAGCACTTTACCCCAGCGCCTTCAGCCCTGACTCCCTGGAACCCTAA
- the deoD gene encoding purine-nucleoside phosphorylase: MTPHLEARLGDFAETVLLPGDPLRAQFIAESFLSNSKQVTGIRNMLGFTGEFEGKRISVMGSGMGIPSISIYATELINHYGVKNLIRVGSCGAIAPDIQLRDIIIGIGASTDSGVNRARFAGLDYAATADYTMLSATTKAAGELDIPVQVGNLFSADLFYHPDHTLFDTMEKMNILAVEMEAAGLYGVAAEYGAKALAICTVSDHIRRQEQLSPAERQSSFSEMIQIALRASLTI, from the coding sequence ATGACACCTCACCTCGAAGCCCGGCTCGGAGATTTTGCTGAGACCGTCCTGCTGCCCGGAGACCCGCTCCGCGCCCAATTCATCGCCGAATCATTTCTCAGCAATTCCAAGCAAGTCACAGGAATCCGCAACATGCTGGGTTTCACCGGTGAATTTGAGGGTAAACGTATTTCCGTAATGGGTTCCGGCATGGGAATCCCCTCCATTTCCATCTACGCCACCGAACTCATCAATCACTACGGAGTCAAGAACCTCATCCGTGTCGGATCCTGCGGTGCCATTGCCCCAGACATTCAGCTCAGAGACATCATCATCGGCATCGGAGCTTCTACCGATTCCGGAGTCAACCGGGCTCGCTTTGCTGGCTTAGATTATGCCGCCACAGCAGACTACACCATGCTCTCAGCCACCACCAAAGCTGCCGGTGAGCTGGATATCCCAGTACAGGTGGGTAATCTCTTCTCTGCCGACCTCTTCTACCACCCGGATCATACGCTTTTCGATACCATGGAGAAAATGAACATCCTCGCCGTGGAAATGGAAGCCGCAGGACTCTACGGAGTAGCGGCGGAATATGGAGCCAAAGCTCTAGCCATCTGCACCGTCTCCGATCACATCCGCCGCCAGGAACAACTCTCGCCCGCAGAGAGGCAGAGCAGCTTCTCAGAGATGATCCAGATCGCCCTCAGAGCCAGCCTCACCATCTGA
- the deoA gene encoding thymidine phosphorylase has translation MSLGYTPQEFIRKQRDGEPLPDEELVWFVNGIVDGTVTEGQIAAFAMAVFQRGMNGGELITLTKAMRDSGKKLSWDLPGPILDKHSTGGVGDLVSLVLAPLLASCGGYVPMIAGRGLGHTGGTLDKLESIPGYNTTPDNELFRKIVSEVGCAIIGQTGELAPADGKMYAVRDVTATIESGSLISSSIISKKLAAGINCLVLDVKAGNGAFMTKFSDARRLAVKLADLGRACGMKVSSLVTDMSQPLADSAGNALEVREAINFLTGDSQNERLRAVIAGLAEESLLNSDLVRDDTDAKMKIRQSLESGKAAEYFSKMVSTLGGPSDLLENPDKHLPKAKVIKPLLATQSGYVHSINTKLLGEAVNRIGGGRTRVDQEIDHSVGFTEITHIADRVEKDEPLLMIHADSDKDWQSAAWRAEQAYSISSSSINPNDAVLEVIHPTSHR, from the coding sequence ATGTCACTCGGTTACACACCCCAGGAATTTATCCGTAAGCAGCGAGACGGAGAGCCGCTGCCTGACGAAGAACTCGTGTGGTTTGTCAACGGGATCGTAGACGGCACAGTCACCGAGGGTCAGATCGCCGCCTTTGCCATGGCTGTCTTCCAGCGCGGCATGAATGGCGGTGAACTCATCACGCTCACTAAAGCCATGCGTGATAGCGGAAAAAAGCTTTCCTGGGACTTGCCTGGTCCCATTCTTGATAAACACTCTACAGGAGGAGTGGGCGATCTGGTATCCCTGGTACTCGCCCCCTTACTCGCTTCCTGCGGAGGCTACGTCCCAATGATCGCAGGCAGAGGCCTAGGTCATACTGGCGGCACCTTGGACAAACTCGAATCCATTCCCGGTTACAATACCACTCCGGACAACGAGCTTTTCCGCAAGATTGTCTCGGAAGTCGGTTGCGCCATCATTGGCCAAACTGGCGAACTCGCCCCAGCAGACGGTAAAATGTATGCCGTTCGTGATGTGACTGCCACGATTGAGTCAGGCTCCCTGATCTCTTCCTCCATCATCTCCAAGAAACTTGCCGCGGGCATCAACTGCCTGGTACTGGACGTCAAGGCAGGCAACGGCGCCTTCATGACCAAGTTCAGCGACGCCCGTCGCCTCGCTGTCAAACTGGCTGACCTGGGACGCGCGTGCGGCATGAAAGTATCCTCTCTCGTGACAGACATGAGCCAACCCCTCGCAGACAGCGCGGGCAATGCTCTGGAAGTCCGCGAGGCCATCAATTTCCTCACTGGTGACAGCCAGAATGAACGACTCCGTGCTGTGATTGCTGGTCTCGCAGAAGAGTCTCTGCTGAATAGTGACTTGGTAAGAGATGACACGGACGCCAAGATGAAGATCCGACAGTCACTCGAGTCCGGCAAGGCTGCCGAGTACTTCTCCAAGATGGTTTCGACCCTCGGTGGACCAAGCGACTTGCTGGAAAATCCGGACAAGCACCTTCCCAAAGCCAAAGTTATCAAGCCTTTGCTGGCCACACAGTCCGGCTATGTGCACTCGATCAATACTAAACTGCTCGGAGAGGCGGTCAACCGCATCGGTGGAGGCCGCACCAGAGTGGACCAGGAGATCGACCATTCCGTCGGCTTCACAGAAATCACCCATATTGCTGATCGTGTTGAGAAGGATGAGCCTCTCTTGATGATTCATGCTGATTCTGACAAAGACTGGCAAAGTGCAGCCTGGAGAGCAGAGCAGGCCTACAGCATCTCCTCCTCCAGCATCAACCCGAACGATGCCGTCCTGGAGGTCATCCATCCAACCTCACATCGATAG
- a CDS encoding DUF1802 family protein, with protein sequence MAVFFKDWAVICEAIGQGEQDVILRKGGIHEGREGFSFKHEEFYLFPTLFHAQGDMVKAPWDELAPQLARGKAWELGDQVSIKYRCRVLKAETLTDWAEVQSLDSRHIWKEEIIRERFDWAGKGMSEGSIHVAYLKVEVLDEPLELHYEKSMGGCRSWLEMPL encoded by the coding sequence ATGGCTGTATTTTTTAAGGACTGGGCTGTGATTTGCGAGGCGATAGGTCAAGGCGAGCAGGATGTTATCCTGCGAAAAGGGGGCATTCATGAGGGGAGGGAGGGCTTCTCCTTCAAGCATGAGGAGTTCTACCTTTTCCCTACTTTGTTTCATGCCCAGGGGGATATGGTGAAAGCTCCCTGGGATGAGCTGGCCCCGCAGCTCGCCAGAGGGAAAGCATGGGAGCTAGGGGATCAGGTTTCTATCAAGTACCGCTGCAGGGTGCTGAAAGCGGAGACGCTAACAGACTGGGCAGAGGTGCAGTCCCTGGACTCCCGCCATATCTGGAAAGAAGAGATTATCCGTGAGCGCTTTGACTGGGCGGGCAAGGGCATGAGCGAGGGGAGTATCCACGTGGCCTACCTGAAGGTAGAAGTATTAGATGAACCTCTGGAGCTTCACTACGAGAAGTCCATGGGAGGCTGCAGGAGCTGGCTGGAGATGCCTCTCTAA
- a CDS encoding NAD(+)/NADH kinase yields the protein MHLGIIANPHKNGSAATVLSLIDTLEKKGISTSLEDDTAKLIDGVTGIPAPELAQQCDVVAVLGGDGTMLDAAHRIGPTDTPVAGINIGNLGFLTSCTDDELDIFADALLDLSYKVVPRILLKTTITHQDGSIEEDFAVNEITLSRGQTGRLISIDAFIDGALLNHYHADGLIVATPTGSTAYSLAAGGPLISPIASAFVVTPICPHSLSNRSLVLDDSSVVELTTAEESECPALYSIDGREVRELPRTSRIKVEKAGHKLHLIRLRDRSYFATLRQKLRWG from the coding sequence ATGCACCTAGGCATCATCGCTAATCCTCATAAAAATGGATCAGCCGCAACCGTCCTCTCACTCATTGACACCCTTGAGAAAAAAGGGATCTCCACCTCTTTGGAAGACGACACCGCCAAACTCATCGACGGGGTCACAGGCATCCCCGCTCCTGAACTGGCCCAGCAATGTGATGTCGTCGCTGTTCTCGGAGGAGATGGTACGATGCTGGATGCAGCGCACCGCATTGGCCCTACAGACACTCCGGTAGCAGGCATTAATATCGGCAACCTCGGCTTCCTCACCTCCTGCACAGATGATGAATTGGATATCTTTGCCGACGCCTTGCTGGATCTCTCATACAAGGTAGTCCCCCGCATCCTCCTCAAGACGACCATCACCCATCAAGATGGCTCCATCGAGGAAGACTTCGCCGTCAACGAAATTACTCTTTCCCGCGGCCAGACCGGACGCCTTATTTCGATCGATGCCTTTATCGATGGCGCCCTGCTCAACCACTACCATGCTGACGGCTTGATCGTAGCCACCCCGACAGGCTCCACCGCCTATTCCCTGGCGGCCGGCGGCCCACTCATTTCACCTATTGCCAGCGCCTTCGTGGTTACTCCGATCTGCCCGCACTCCCTGTCCAACCGCTCACTGGTTCTGGACGACTCCTCCGTGGTCGAACTCACCACGGCTGAAGAGTCGGAATGCCCCGCACTCTACTCCATTGATGGCCGTGAAGTCCGCGAACTACCGCGCACCTCACGCATCAAAGTGGAAAAAGCCGGGCACAAACTTCACCTCATCCGCTTGCGCGATCGCTCATACTTTGCCACATTAAGACAGAAACTACGCTGGGGATAA
- a CDS encoding superoxide dismutase: MSYELPELGYAYDALEPHIDARTMEIHHSKHHNAYVTNLNNALEGHDDLLALSICELVQNLDKVPESKRTAVRNNGGGHFNHSLFWKTIAPGGASAPSGKLAEAIDAKFGSFDEFKAAFGAAAATRFGSGWAWLCVKSDGSVDVCSTPNQDTPMMGDAADTCGCPAILGLDVWEHAYYLNYQNRRPDYIAAFWNVVNWDVVAALYAKATGGCESDSCCNG; the protein is encoded by the coding sequence ATGTCTTACGAATTACCAGAACTCGGATACGCCTATGACGCCCTCGAGCCACACATCGATGCGCGCACCATGGAGATCCACCATTCAAAGCACCACAACGCGTATGTCACCAACCTGAACAATGCGCTCGAGGGCCACGACGACCTTCTCGCTCTCTCCATCTGTGAGCTCGTCCAGAACCTCGACAAGGTTCCTGAATCAAAGCGTACTGCTGTCCGCAACAACGGCGGTGGTCACTTCAACCACTCTCTCTTCTGGAAAACCATCGCTCCAGGCGGTGCTTCCGCTCCATCCGGCAAGCTTGCTGAAGCTATCGACGCCAAGTTCGGTTCCTTCGACGAATTCAAGGCTGCTTTCGGTGCAGCAGCAGCGACACGCTTCGGCTCCGGCTGGGCATGGCTCTGCGTGAAGTCCGACGGTTCCGTGGACGTTTGCTCCACTCCTAACCAGGACACACCAATGATGGGTGACGCTGCAGACACCTGCGGTTGCCCAGCTATCCTTGGCCTCGACGTATGGGAACACGCCTACTACCTCAACTACCAGAACAGACGCCCTGATTACATCGCAGCATTCTGGAACGTAGTGAACTGGGATGTGGTTGCCGCTCTTTATGCTAAAGCAACCGGTGGTTGTGAGAGCGACTCTTGCTGCAATGGCTAA